A stretch of Arachis hypogaea cultivar Tifrunner chromosome 15, arahy.Tifrunner.gnm2.J5K5, whole genome shotgun sequence DNA encodes these proteins:
- the LOC140179117 gene encoding serine/threonine-protein phosphatase 7 long form homolog gives MAKKYKARDVDRPELHIVNYLSDPDYSLRMMTCDHPLPPDRYHPSVEDHLRVIGFYHASQIGVVQCQKALINALVERWRPETHTFHLPIGECTVTLEDVAVILGLPTNGLPVTGMTLSSFEALESECFHQFGVAPRKADCRGSGIKLTWLRNLKERIQLTDEISMQRYVKCHIMLLLGTILLGDKSGASVHWKFLPLLRDFHSISHFSWGSACLAHLYRSLCRASRFDCKEIDGPLTLLLAWFWIRLPYLAPPTREPRSFPLANRWRNWERGDNRYRYLSLAHFRKALDEVQEGQFVWVAYGVDRIDPGIIPEDILMHAVVWSATVPLISFESIEWHATDRIRRQFGFVQGVPHQEWNPGRAHGETLAGPKNLDWATAPSHSCWIMHWTNRYNNVLTEYLEPSQHPLDAYMHWYRREYGNHLNLSNVVVQENDVGE, from the exons ATGGCCAAAAAATACAAAGCTAGAGATGTTGATCGTCCTGAACTTCACATTGTAAATTATTTGTCTGATCCTGATTAT AGTTTACGGATGATGACATGTGACCACCCACTGCCCCCTGATCGGTACCATCCGAGTGTAGAGGATCATTTACGGGTTATTGGGTTTTATCATGCCTCTCAGATTGGAgtagttcaatgccagaaagcaTTGATAAATGCTCTAGTGGAGAGGTGGCGGCCGGAAACACACACCTTCCACCTTCCGATTGGTGAGTGCACTGTGACGCTGGAGGATGTAGCCGTTATTTTGGGCCTCCCGACGAACGGCCTTCCGGTGACAGGGATGACCTTGAGCAGCTTCGAAGCATTGGAAAGTGAGTGTTTCCATCAGTTTGGGGTTGCACCGAGGAAGGCCGACTGCAGAGGGAGTGGCATAAAATTGACATGGCTTAGGAATCTGAAAGAACGTATACAACTGACTGACGAAATCAGTATGCAGAGGTACGTCAAGTGCCACATTATGTTGTTACTGGGTACTATCTTACTTGGAGACAAGTCAGGGGCATCTGTGCACTGGAAGTTTCTACCTTTGCTCCGGGATTTTCATAGTATCAGTCATTTTAGTTGGGGATCGGCATGTTTGGCGCACCTATACAGGTCCTTATGCCGGGCATCTCGTTTTGATTGTAAAGAAATCGATGGTCCGTTAACACTTCTGCTAGCTTGGTTTTGGATCCGCCTACCCTATCTTGCGCCCCCTACTAGGGAACCCCGCAGTTTTCCGCTTGCGAACAG gtggcgtaactgggagcgTGGTGACAATCGGTATAGATATCTTAGCCTCGCCCACTTTAGAAAGGCATTAGATGAGGTTCAGGAAGGGCAG TTCGTGTGGGTTGCTTATGGTGTGGATCGCATTGATCCGGGCATAATCCCAGAAGACATCCTCATGCACGCAGTAGTGTGGAGTGCTACGGTTCCGTTGATTTCATTCGAATCTATTGAGTGGCATGCAACGGATAGAATTAGAAGACAGTTTGGTTTTGTTCAGGGAGTTCCACATCAAGAATGGAATCCGGGAAGGGCACACGGAGAAACACTGGCTGGTCCTAAGAATCTTGACTGGGCCACAGCCCCGTCCCATTCATGTTGGATTATGCACTGGACAAACAGGTATAATAACGTTCTGACTGAGTATCTGGAACCTTCACAACATCCGTTGGATGCTTACATGCACTGGTATCGTAGAGAATATGGCAACCATTTGAACTTGTCAAATGTTGTGGTTCAAGAGAACGATGTAGGTGAATAA
- the LOC114925325 gene encoding uncharacterized protein, with product MTTNLVECINSVLKGARNLPITALVKATFYRFNELFTRKRHEAESRITAGHVFSEVVTSKLNANQLASSNIQVNCFDRMNEVFEVREMPGGTEYAVDLRRQRCDCGEFQRLDWRVYVHEVYKMDQVRRVYRARFRPLGNPTTWPVYSGPRFVPNPNLRRVTKGRPRMTRFLNEMDTRMLRAPRRCRQCGAEGHSRSRCRRSAGVGPSNPGQ from the exons ATGACGACAAACCTAGTGGAATGCATCAACTCAGTGttgaagggtgcacgcaatctTCCGATAACGGCACTTGTCAAAGCCACATTCTACAGGTTTAACGAGTTGTTCACTAGAAAAAGACACGAGGCGGAGTCGCGGATAACAGCTGGACATGTTTTTTCTGAGGTTGTCACGTCAAAATTGAATGCAAATCAACTTGCATCATCAAACATCCAGGTTAATTGCTTCGACAGGATGAATGAGGTCTTCGAGGTTCGTGAGATGCCAGGTGGAACTGAGTATGCCGTCGACCTCCGTCGACAACGATGTGACTGTGGTGAGTTCCAG CGACTGGATTGGCGAGTGTATGTACACGAAGTTTACAAGATGGACCAAGTTCGGAGGGTTTACCGAGCTAGGTTTCGGCCACTAGGGAATCCCACAACGTGGCCTGTGTACAGCGGCCCTCGATTTGTCCCGAATCCGAACCTGAGACGGGTGACGAAAGGTCGCCCGAGGATGACACGTTTCTTGAACGAAATGGACACACGAATGTTACGTGCTCCTAGGCGTTGTAGGCAATGTGGAGCCGAGGGACACAGCCGAAGTAGATGCCGTCGGTCAGCTGGTGTAGGTCCCAGCAACCCAGGACAGTAG
- the LOC112749512 gene encoding NAC domain-containing protein 37, with product MESSCVPPGFRFHPTDEELVGYYLRKKVASQKIDLDVIREIDLYRIEPWDLQERCRIGYEEQNEWYFFSHKDKKYPTGTRTNRATMAGFWKATGRDKAVYDKAKLIGMRKTLVFYKGRAPNGQKTDWIMHEYRLESDENGPPQEEGWVVCRAFKKRTTNGQTKTMEGWDSSYLYEEGSGGGGGPVVESIEQLLSRQSRHHHHHQSSFMCKQEIENMHANIAAEQFVQLPQLESPSLPLVKRPTTSTMALVSESNEDHNMLSKKVVTDWRDLDKFVASQLSHGGDSSRHETETDDAAVLPSFMDNNNHDNSDSISDMSLLQLLQSSSSNSRVNNEGNRLMMSMSPFLNTSSDCDIGICVFEN from the exons ATGGAATCATCGTGTGTCCCACCTGGTTTTCGGTTCCACCCAACGGATGAAGAGCTTGTTGGTTATTATCTGAGGAAGAAAGTGGCATCTCAGAAGATAGACCTTGACGTTATCAGAGAGATCGATCTCTATCGTATTGAACCCTGGGATCTCCAAG AGAGATGTAGGATCGGGTATGAAGAGCAGAACGAGTGGTACTTCTTCAGCCACAAAGACAAGAAGTATCCGACGGGGACTCGAACGAACAGGGCCACCATGGCGGGGTTCTGGAAGGCCACCGGAAGAGACAAGGCAGTGTACGACAAGGCGAAGCTGATCGGGATGAGGAAGACTCTCGTGTTCTACAAAGGGAGAGCCCCTAACGGCCAGAAAACAGACTGGATCATGCACGAGTACAGACTTGAATCCGATGAAAACGGACCCCCTCAG GAGGAAGGGTGGGTTGTTTGTAGAGCATTCAAGAAAAGGACGACAAACGGGCAAACGAAGACTATGGAAGGATGGGATTCAAGCTACTTGTACGAGGAAGGGAGCGGCGGCGGTGGCGGCCCGGTTGTTGAGTCAATTGAGCAGCTGCTCTCAAGGCAgagtcgtcatcatcatcatcatcaaagcaGCTTCATGTGCAAGCAAGAAATagagaacatgcatgcaaatataGCAGCAGAGCAATTTGTACAGCTTCCACAGCTTGAGAGCCCAAGTTTGCCGCTAGTTAAGAGGCCAACAACAAGCACAATGGCACTAGTCTCAGAAAGCAACGAAGATCATAACATGTTATCGAAGAAAGTAGTGACTGATTGGAGGGATCTTGATAAGTTTGTGGCATCTCAACTGAGTCATGGAGGAGACAGTAGTAGGCACGAAACTGAAACCGATGATGCAGCAGTGCTCCCAAGCTTTATGGATAATAACAACCATGACAACAGTGATAGCATCTCGGACATGTCATTGCTGCAGCTTCTGCagagtagtagtagtaatagtaGGGTCAACAATGAAGGGAACAGGTTGATGATGAGCATGAGCCCCTTTCTAAACACAAGCTCTGACTGTGATATTGGGATATGCGTCttcgaaaattaa
- the LOC112749513 gene encoding histone H3.3 → MARTKQTARKSTGGKAPRKQLATKAARKSAPTTGGVKKPHRYRPGTVALREIRKYQKSTELLIRKLPFQRLVREIAQDFKTDLRFQSHAVLALQEAAEAYLVGLFEDTNLCAIHAKRVTIMPKDIQLARRIRGERA, encoded by the exons ATGGCACGTACGAAGCAAACCGCTCGCAAATCTACCGGTGGAAAGGCTCCAAGGAAGCAGCTCGCAACTAAg GCAGCAAGAAAGTCTGCCCCTACCACCGGTGGAGTGAAGAAGCCCCACAGATACCGCCCAGGAACCGTCGCTCTTCG TGAAATTCGCAAGTATCAGAAAAGTACTGAACTGTTGATCAGGAAACTGCCCTTCCAACGTCTTGTTCGTGAAATTGCCCAAGACTTCAAG ACGGATTTGAGGTTCCAGAGCCATGCTGTTCTTGCTCTTCAGGAAGCTGCAGAAGCTTATCTTGTTGGATTGTTTGAGGATACTAATCTCTGCGCCATCCATGCTAAGCGGGTGACCATAATGCCCAAGGACATCCAGCTTGCTAGGCGGATTCGTGGTGAAAGGGCTTAA